The Desulfonatronovibrio magnus genome has a window encoding:
- a CDS encoding AbrB/MazE/SpoVT family DNA-binding domain-containing protein, with amino-acid sequence MSEAVLGIKKWGNSLGVRLPSAVVKAAGLRLDQHVSVRVEDQQVIISPLPENELSLEQRLALFDPERHRGEAMAAQAIGAERW; translated from the coding sequence ATGTCTGAAGCTGTCTTAGGAATCAAAAAATGGGGCAACAGTCTGGGAGTACGGCTCCCTTCCGCAGTGGTCAAGGCAGCTGGGCTGCGGCTGGATCAGCATGTATCCGTGCGGGTGGAAGATCAGCAGGTAATCATATCCCCGTTGCCGGAAAACGAGTTAAGCCTTGAACAGCGTCTGGCCCTGTTCGACCCTGAGCGTCACCGCGGGGAAGCCATGGCTGCGCAGGCAATCGGTGCGGAACGGTGGTAG
- a CDS encoding TIGR04282 family arsenosugar biosynthesis glycosyltransferase, translated as MSNHICLVVMIKYPEPGNVKTRLGREIGMVRAARLYNDFVLAMIARCREMSFPVIFSCHPDRSEEDYRKWLGTDNPIIFQNGTNLGAIMQDCFEQLFLMGFVRVVMTGSDIPHLPVKYIERGCKALDDNDIVMGPAMDGGYYLLGMKKSCFLSRIFNGIPWSTSQVYPMTMQIIKENRLKCYVLPALRDVDTLDDLEELNLVCPLPGQ; from the coding sequence ATGAGCAACCACATATGCCTTGTAGTGATGATCAAGTATCCCGAACCTGGAAATGTCAAAACCCGGCTTGGCCGCGAAATAGGCATGGTTAGAGCGGCCAGGCTATATAATGATTTTGTTCTGGCAATGATTGCCAGGTGCAGGGAGATGAGTTTTCCTGTTATTTTCAGCTGCCATCCGGACAGGTCTGAGGAAGATTACCGAAAGTGGCTTGGCACTGATAATCCAATTATTTTTCAGAACGGGACAAATCTTGGCGCTATTATGCAGGATTGTTTTGAGCAGCTGTTTTTGATGGGATTTGTGAGGGTAGTAATGACGGGCAGTGATATTCCCCATTTACCAGTGAAATATATTGAAAGGGGCTGCAAGGCTCTTGATGATAATGACATTGTCATGGGACCGGCAATGGATGGTGGCTATTACCTGTTAGGCATGAAAAAGAGTTGTTTTCTGAGCAGAATTTTCAATGGTATTCCCTGGAGTACCTCGCAGGTTTATCCCATGACCATGCAGATAATTAAAGAGAACCGACTGAAATGCTATGTTCTGCCAGCCTTAAGAGATGTTGATACCTTAGATGATCTTGAGGAGCTTAATTTAGTCTGCCCGTTACCCGGCCAGTAA
- a CDS encoding cobalamin-independent methionine synthase II family protein gives MFTTTQVGSWPRSRKMLKALRDNRVGKIDRKEFNLIADEEVERTVRIQEEAGLDIVVDGEHRRDNFYSFITDKVEGTKLMSLAEMLDEIEDKSGFEEMLDTLDVPASAIRNPTCTGRLKRREPLALDDYLFVKKLTDKPVKITLPGPYLLSRSMWVTRYAGKIYKDQFEMGDDVVDILRAELQELAQAGCEFVQFDEPVLTEIVMSQECGRRTFMUATLATRRDVGVELEYAAQLMNRIIDGIQGPRTGIHICRGNWSNKEEVLLTGDYTPLLPALTAMKVQQFVLEYATPRAGEIRVVGEALSGNIPGTDIPREIGLGVVNPRTSEAEAPEEIVAKTKLALEHYKPEQIFLNTDCGFGCFANRCVNIEEVAAEKIRSIVKAAEMLKKEYS, from the coding sequence ATGTTTACAACTACTCAGGTGGGCAGCTGGCCCCGTTCCAGAAAGATGCTCAAGGCACTCAGGGACAACAGGGTGGGTAAAATTGACAGGAAAGAATTCAACCTGATTGCTGATGAGGAAGTTGAAAGGACAGTCCGGATTCAGGAAGAAGCTGGCTTGGACATTGTTGTGGACGGCGAGCACCGCAGAGATAATTTTTATTCCTTTATTACTGACAAGGTTGAAGGGACAAAGCTCATGTCTCTTGCTGAGATGCTGGACGAAATTGAAGATAAGTCCGGATTTGAAGAAATGCTGGACACCCTGGATGTTCCGGCTTCAGCCATCCGCAATCCCACGTGTACAGGCAGGTTGAAACGACGTGAACCGCTGGCTCTTGATGATTATCTCTTTGTAAAAAAGCTGACAGACAAGCCGGTAAAAATCACTCTGCCTGGACCTTATCTTCTTTCCAGGTCCATGTGGGTGACCAGATATGCGGGAAAAATATACAAAGATCAGTTTGAAATGGGAGATGACGTTGTTGATATTCTAAGAGCTGAGCTGCAGGAACTGGCTCAGGCAGGGTGTGAATTTGTCCAGTTTGATGAACCGGTTCTCACAGAAATTGTCATGTCCCAGGAGTGCGGCAGACGAACATTCATGTGAGCTACTCTGGCCACCCGCCGTGATGTGGGTGTTGAACTTGAATACGCTGCCCAGCTCATGAACAGAATCATTGATGGCATCCAGGGTCCCAGAACAGGAATTCACATTTGCCGGGGTAACTGGAGCAATAAAGAAGAAGTCCTGCTTACAGGCGACTATACACCGCTTTTACCCGCACTGACTGCCATGAAAGTTCAGCAGTTTGTCCTGGAGTACGCTACTCCCAGGGCAGGAGAGATCAGGGTGGTTGGCGAGGCTTTATCCGGAAATATTCCTGGAACAGACATCCCAAGAGAAATCGGCCTTGGGGTGGTCAATCCCAGGACATCTGAGGCTGAAGCTCCTGAGGAAATAGTAGCCAAAACCAAGCTGGCCTTAGAACACTACAAGCCTGAGCAGATATTTCTCAATACAGACTGTGGATTTGGCTGTTTTGCCAACAGATGCGTAAATATTGAGGAAGTGGCTGCTGAGAAGATAAGGTCAATTGTCAAGGCTGCTGAAATGCTGAAAAAAGAATATTCCTGA
- a CDS encoding VTT domain-containing protein: MNKIIKKLIILAVIAMAVAAYFLLDLNTYLTLENIKASREEFATILDQRPIMVLSVYLAVYLTVVSLNLPGALPLGLLAGAMFGALAGTVIVSFASTIGATIACFLARYLIRDWVRNRFTGFISSVDKGINKEGAFYLFTLRMIPVIPFFVINMVMGVTSMPLKTFFWVSQLGMLPGTFVFVNAGSQLGRIESAGDIFSPGLIISFILIGIFPLIAKKIISALRKRYGSAGQTQDQELPMTDPVVSFAPRGQASSELAEYAAENKEKCTDCGICESQCLFLKKYGSPRKIAEEVLAGKNLTDPFECSLCDHCSAICPEKVAPVDMFLSMRRQAVQEQTVNLARYAPLLKYESTGHTKLFTWYPPRECRSVFFPGCTLPGTRLETTWKMFQELKKINPDLSMVLDCCHKPSHDLGRQDYFEERFQVITSRLKKAGVQEILVACPNCYKVFARYGSEFQVKTVYQVLAENNEFPNISTPAQLALHDPCPLRYEEEIQKSVRMLLEKTGFEMKKMKKSGPKTICCGEGGAVGFHNPGFAKAWGKKRAQLAGDDLMVTYCAGCAGFLGRWGKVCHVGDVIFSPDRALAGKTRASKSPLTYINRLILKRRLKKNR, translated from the coding sequence ATGAACAAAATCATTAAAAAACTGATTATTCTTGCTGTGATTGCCATGGCTGTAGCCGCCTACTTCCTGCTGGATCTCAACACTTACCTCACCCTTGAAAACATCAAGGCCTCCCGGGAAGAGTTTGCCACCATTCTGGATCAAAGGCCCATAATGGTCTTGAGCGTATACCTTGCAGTGTACCTTACAGTGGTCAGTCTGAACCTTCCCGGAGCTTTACCTCTGGGGCTTCTTGCAGGAGCCATGTTCGGGGCTTTGGCTGGAACAGTTATTGTCTCCTTTGCCAGTACCATTGGTGCGACCATTGCCTGCTTTCTTGCCCGATATTTAATTAGGGACTGGGTCAGGAATCGCTTTACCGGATTTATCAGCAGCGTGGATAAAGGCATAAACAAAGAAGGTGCCTTTTATCTCTTTACCCTGCGCATGATTCCAGTCATACCTTTCTTTGTCATCAACATGGTCATGGGCGTAACATCCATGCCCCTGAAAACTTTTTTCTGGGTTTCCCAACTGGGGATGCTTCCTGGAACCTTTGTCTTTGTCAATGCTGGAAGCCAGTTGGGCAGGATTGAATCTGCCGGTGACATCTTTTCTCCAGGATTGATTATCTCATTTATCCTCATCGGGATATTTCCTCTGATAGCCAAAAAAATTATTAGTGCCCTCAGAAAACGTTATGGCTCTGCCGGTCAGACACAGGATCAGGAATTGCCCATGACTGATCCTGTGGTATCTTTCGCCCCGAGGGGCCAGGCAAGCTCTGAGCTGGCTGAATATGCTGCTGAAAATAAAGAAAAATGCACTGATTGCGGCATATGTGAAAGCCAGTGTCTTTTTCTTAAAAAATATGGAAGCCCTAGAAAGATAGCTGAAGAAGTCCTGGCTGGAAAGAATTTGACTGACCCCTTTGAATGCAGTCTATGCGACCATTGCAGTGCAATATGTCCGGAAAAAGTCGCTCCTGTTGATATGTTTCTGAGCATGCGCCGCCAGGCTGTGCAAGAACAGACAGTAAATCTTGCCAGGTATGCCCCTCTTTTAAAATATGAAAGCACCGGCCATACAAAATTATTTACCTGGTATCCCCCCCGGGAATGCAGATCAGTTTTCTTTCCTGGATGCACCCTGCCCGGAACCCGGCTGGAAACAACCTGGAAAATGTTTCAGGAGTTGAAAAAGATTAATCCAGACCTGAGCATGGTCCTTGACTGCTGCCACAAACCATCCCACGACCTGGGGCGTCAGGACTATTTTGAAGAACGTTTCCAAGTCATTACCAGTCGTCTGAAAAAGGCAGGTGTTCAGGAAATACTGGTCGCCTGTCCTAATTGCTACAAGGTGTTTGCAAGGTATGGATCAGAGTTTCAGGTCAAAACTGTTTACCAGGTCCTGGCAGAAAACAATGAATTTCCAAACATTTCCACACCTGCTCAACTGGCCCTTCATGATCCTTGTCCGCTGCGTTATGAAGAGGAAATCCAGAAATCGGTCAGAATGCTCCTTGAAAAAACTGGATTTGAGATGAAAAAGATGAAAAAATCCGGTCCAAAGACCATATGCTGTGGCGAAGGTGGAGCAGTGGGTTTTCATAACCCTGGATTCGCCAAAGCCTGGGGAAAAAAGCGCGCTCAACTTGCAGGTGATGACTTGATGGTCACATACTGCGCCGGCTGTGCAGGCTTTCTTGGCAGATGGGGCAAGGTCTGCCATGTTGGGGATGTGATATTCAGTCCGGACAGAGCCCTGGCTGGAAAAACCAGGGCATCAAAATCACCCCTGACTTATATTAACCGGCTGATCCTCAAAAGGCGGCTGAAAAAGAACAGATAG
- a CDS encoding sulfurtransferase TusA family protein, which yields MSDKYPEHWEFDDEFDGGEETCGRVIINLYTYLKPMPPGYKVLLISKDPAAPTEFPAWCRMTQNALLDMAHPYYLLEYKPQQKKE from the coding sequence ATGTCAGATAAATATCCAGAACACTGGGAGTTTGACGATGAGTTTGACGGAGGTGAGGAAACCTGCGGCAGAGTGATAATAAATCTTTATACCTATCTGAAACCCATGCCTCCGGGGTACAAAGTACTGCTCATCTCCAAAGACCCGGCAGCTCCCACAGAATTTCCAGCCTGGTGCCGGATGACCCAAAATGCCCTTCTGGACATGGCGCATCCATATTATCTTTTAGAATATAAACCTCAACAGAAAAAGGAGTAG
- a CDS encoding type II toxin-antitoxin system PemK/MazF family toxin, with amino-acid sequence MVEAKAMEPSETSGQEKSWVPQRQDIIWIDCNPQVGQEMRDVHPFLVLSPRVFNARTSLVIGLPMTTAEYNSDNPFAVAVGFLGRRKGRKTSYVLCHQPKSFDWRLRGAKPHPLGKLKNPLFRDVCLRLNQIIQLNM; translated from the coding sequence GTGGTAGAGGCCAAAGCTATGGAGCCTTCTGAGACAAGCGGCCAGGAAAAATCATGGGTGCCCCAGAGGCAGGACATCATCTGGATTGATTGCAATCCCCAGGTAGGGCAGGAAATGCGCGATGTGCACCCCTTCCTTGTACTTTCCCCCAGGGTCTTTAACGCCAGGACCTCATTGGTCATTGGCCTGCCCATGACTACGGCTGAATACAACTCCGACAATCCATTTGCCGTTGCCGTGGGCTTTTTAGGACGGCGCAAAGGTCGTAAAACAAGTTATGTCCTGTGCCATCAGCCAAAATCATTTGACTGGCGATTGCGCGGGGCGAAACCACATCCCCTGGGGAAATTGAAGAATCCGCTATTTCGTGATGTCTGCCTGCGCCTGAACCAGATCATCCAGTTGAACATGTAA
- a CDS encoding sulfurtransferase TusA family protein: MTQDNQNSSLDNIKPDFMFDGGDLDCGSGLSLLIRENMLKVPVGGVMEMRSRDATVKDDLPPWCRLAGHEYLGHQDDDGFTRYFIRRGQAKSSSDEGASDEEALKSDKDKARDYEWRLRIRSTGSQKSTVYCRNFSWNVGQPISFEEKDEFPCSIESFLGALGGALASGFATECSREGLDIDDIEITTRGRLNNVLAHLGVEEGDPSFSSIEVKCFASTMDDEAKVRQVWEQTVKRSPIAATLAKATDMNIKLMVV, encoded by the coding sequence ATGACCCAAGATAATCAAAATAGTAGTTTAGATAATATCAAGCCGGACTTTATGTTTGATGGAGGTGATCTTGACTGTGGATCAGGTCTGAGCCTGCTTATCCGGGAAAATATGCTCAAGGTGCCTGTGGGCGGTGTTATGGAGATGCGCAGCAGGGATGCTACAGTCAAGGATGACCTTCCTCCCTGGTGCAGGCTGGCCGGTCATGAATATCTCGGCCATCAGGATGATGATGGATTTACTCGCTATTTCATTCGCCGGGGCCAGGCCAAAAGCTCCTCGGATGAGGGTGCATCAGATGAAGAAGCCCTGAAAAGCGACAAGGACAAAGCCAGGGATTATGAATGGCGGCTCAGGATTCGTTCCACTGGAAGTCAAAAAAGCACAGTCTACTGCCGTAATTTTTCATGGAATGTGGGACAGCCCATCAGCTTTGAAGAAAAGGATGAATTCCCCTGTTCCATTGAGTCTTTTCTTGGAGCCCTGGGGGGAGCCCTTGCCTCGGGATTTGCCACGGAATGCTCCCGGGAAGGCTTGGATATAGATGATATTGAAATAACAACTCGCGGCAGGCTGAATAATGTTCTGGCTCATTTGGGGGTTGAAGAGGGTGATCCTTCATTTTCTTCTATCGAGGTCAAGTGTTTCGCATCAACCATGGATGATGAAGCAAAGGTCAGGCAGGTCTGGGAGCAGACTGTAAAACGCTCTCCCATTGCAGCAACCCTGGCTAAGGCAACAGATATGAATATCAAACTTATGGTGGTATAA
- a CDS encoding DsrE family protein, translating into MADKFCVTITHCRTDGDKATLGFVVANAAQGSEKETMIFLSCDGVYCAVKGEAEKIDEGAPFAPLKELVTKFVNAGGKIWVCTPCLKKRGLTEDDLVEGASPAGGAALVEWLSSGSPSVAY; encoded by the coding sequence ATGGCTGACAAGTTTTGCGTGACCATTACCCATTGCCGGACCGACGGAGACAAGGCGACTCTCGGTTTTGTTGTAGCCAATGCTGCCCAGGGCAGTGAAAAAGAGACCATGATTTTTCTTAGCTGCGATGGCGTATACTGCGCTGTCAAGGGTGAAGCTGAAAAGATTGATGAAGGAGCGCCTTTTGCTCCGCTGAAAGAGCTTGTAACCAAGTTTGTCAATGCCGGCGGCAAGATCTGGGTCTGCACACCCTGCCTGAAAAAACGCGGCCTGACAGAAGATGATCTTGTGGAAGGGGCAAGTCCTGCTGGAGGAGCTGCTCTGGTGGAGTGGCTTTCATCAGGCTCACCCAGTGTTGCTTACTAA
- a CDS encoding TIGR04283 family arsenosugar biosynthesis glycosyltransferase codes for MNLSDQMHPVISVIVPVYREQEAINCFAQQMLRIFPGHRCEIIIIDGSPEQETISAMKVSEVIAVSSGKGRGRQMNVGASMARGQVLLFLHCDTLLPDNAPDLIIKALSAENNIMGGAFSLRIESKKWALKIIEFMANIRSRMTRVPYGDQAIFIRKDFFHKVGGFREIPVMEDLELMTRIKKQGASIVILPQKAVTSPRRWEKEGIAMCTLRNWFIRVLYHLGVSAERVGRFYR; via the coding sequence ATGAACTTGTCTGACCAGATGCATCCGGTAATATCTGTAATAGTTCCTGTGTATAGAGAGCAGGAGGCAATAAATTGTTTTGCGCAGCAGATGCTGAGAATTTTTCCCGGCCATAGATGTGAAATTATTATAATTGACGGCAGTCCTGAGCAGGAAACTATATCTGCCATGAAAGTGAGCGAAGTCATTGCTGTGAGCTCAGGCAAGGGCCGGGGAAGGCAGATGAATGTCGGCGCATCAATGGCCAGGGGGCAGGTTCTGCTTTTTCTTCACTGTGATACACTGCTGCCGGATAACGCACCTGACTTGATTATCAAGGCCTTGTCAGCTGAAAATAATATTATGGGCGGAGCATTTTCTCTAAGGATTGAATCTAAGAAGTGGGCGCTGAAAATCATTGAGTTCATGGCCAACATCCGCTCACGTATGACCAGAGTGCCTTATGGAGACCAGGCAATTTTCATCCGCAAAGATTTTTTTCATAAGGTTGGAGGATTCAGGGAAATCCCTGTCATGGAAGATCTGGAGCTTATGACCAGAATAAAAAAGCAAGGTGCAAGTATTGTCATCCTGCCCCAAAAAGCAGTAACTTCCCCCCGGAGGTGGGAAAAAGAGGGTATTGCCATGTGCACCCTGCGCAACTGGTTCATCAGGGTTTTGTACCATCTGGGAGTTTCAGCAGAGAGAGTTGGTAGATTTTACAGGTAG
- a CDS encoding IS3 family transposase (programmed frameshift): protein MTYPLQFKENVVKMVLSGTNSKAQIAKDMGVPTSTMQYWLKKAKSTGDTNIMTKQEKRPQDWSSKEKLDALLESVKLTDEQLGAWCRQKGIHTHHLQKWKKEFSSDQSRKKDNNVRQLKKEVKDLQKELNRKDKALAETTALLVPQKKSGCYLGRQKGRLIPTQEKKRILALIDEACSSGARLKKACDIIGLSPRTVQRWRDPGKLKDLRKESNRTPNNKLSEVERQIILNTINGPEYRNLSPHQIVADLADQEIYLASEATMYRILREECQNTHRQPSKPKKNNRPEELTAAAPNQVWTWDITYLPSPVKGVFFYLYMIIDLYSRKIITWQVHTREDSTLAGALISEGCYLENIVKDQLVLHSDNGSPMKGVTMLATLQQLGVMPSFSRPSVSNDNAHSEALYKTLKYRPWYPQEPFKDLKDARTWGEGFVKWYNHEHRHSSLAYVTPNERHTGRDKEILTRRQLVYQRAKKKNPERWSGHIRKWSAPSEVTLNKKRTSKTEKIAA, encoded by the exons ATGACTTACCCTTTGCAATTTAAAGAAAACGTGGTCAAAATGGTACTTTCAGGAACTAACTCTAAAGCCCAGATCGCCAAGGACATGGGAGTTCCAACTTCCACCATGCAATACTGGCTTAAAAAAGCAAAAAGCACTGGAGATACCAACATTATGACCAAACAAGAGAAACGCCCACAGGACTGGTCCTCGAAAGAAAAACTGGATGCCCTGCTTGAGTCTGTCAAGCTTACAGATGAGCAGCTGGGAGCATGGTGCAGACAAAAAGGAATACATACGCATCACCTGCAGAAATGGAAAAAAGAATTCTCCAGTGATCAGTCCAGGAAAAAGGACAATAATGTCCGTCAGCTTAAAAAAGAAGTCAAAGATCTCCAGAAAGAGCTGAACCGCAAGGATAAGGCCCTGGCTGAAACCACAGCCCTTCTGGTGC CTCAAAAAAAAAGTGGATGCTATCTGGGGAGACAAAAGGGACGACTGATCCCGACCCAGGAAAAAAAGCGCATCCTGGCACTTATAGATGAAGCCTGCAGTTCAGGAGCCAGGTTAAAAAAAGCTTGTGACATTATCGGTTTAAGTCCCAGAACTGTCCAACGGTGGCGTGACCCTGGGAAACTTAAAGACCTGCGCAAAGAGTCAAACAGGACACCAAACAACAAGTTGAGTGAAGTGGAACGTCAAATCATTCTGAACACCATCAACGGGCCCGAATACAGGAACCTGAGTCCGCATCAAATAGTTGCGGATTTGGCTGACCAGGAAATATACTTGGCATCCGAGGCAACCATGTACCGTATTCTTCGAGAGGAATGTCAAAACACCCATAGGCAGCCTTCAAAGCCTAAAAAGAACAATAGGCCTGAAGAACTAACGGCTGCGGCTCCCAATCAGGTCTGGACCTGGGACATTACGTATCTACCAAGCCCGGTTAAAGGCGTGTTCTTTTATCTGTACATGATAATTGATCTCTACAGCAGAAAGATCATCACCTGGCAGGTACACACCCGGGAAGATTCCACTCTGGCTGGCGCCTTGATCAGCGAAGGGTGCTACCTGGAAAACATAGTCAAGGATCAACTGGTTCTGCACTCTGACAACGGGTCTCCCATGAAGGGAGTAACCATGCTGGCCACCCTGCAGCAGCTGGGTGTGATGCCGTCCTTCTCCAGGCCAAGCGTTAGCAATGATAATGCCCATTCTGAAGCTTTATACAAGACACTGAAATATCGCCCCTGGTATCCACAGGAGCCCTTTAAGGACTTAAAGGATGCCAGAACATGGGGCGAAGGTTTTGTAAAGTGGTACAACCATGAGCACCGTCATAGCAGCTTAGCTTATGTGACTCCCAATGAGCGCCACACTGGCAGAGACAAAGAAATCTTGACCAGACGCCAGCTTGTCTATCAAAGAGCAAAAAAGAAAAACCCGGAACGGTGGTCAGGTCATATCAGAAAATGGTCTGCACCTTCAGAAGTCACCTTGAACAAAAAAAGAACCTCGAAAACAGAAAAAATTGCGGCTTAG